One window of Chryseobacterium sp. JJR-5R genomic DNA carries:
- a CDS encoding thioredoxin family protein, which yields MNTPSNMIGLGTKAPFFELPNPSKSNEIQSLGDLKGEKGTLVIFMCNHCPFVLHVIDKLNELYEDYNERGIEFIAINANDVEKYPADAPEKMIEFQIERNFDFPYLYDESQAIAKAYDAACTPDFFFFDEKLDLIYRGQMDDSRPGNHKDVTGEDLIIAFENLLLGEPQEEIQRPSMGCNIKWK from the coding sequence ATGAATACGCCCTCAAACATGATCGGTTTAGGTACAAAAGCGCCGTTTTTTGAACTTCCCAACCCGTCAAAAAGCAATGAAATCCAATCACTGGGTGACCTGAAAGGAGAGAAAGGGACTTTGGTGATCTTTATGTGCAACCATTGCCCGTTTGTACTGCACGTGATTGATAAATTGAACGAGCTGTATGAAGATTATAATGAAAGAGGGATTGAATTTATCGCCATCAATGCTAACGATGTGGAAAAATATCCTGCAGATGCTCCGGAGAAAATGATCGAGTTCCAGATTGAAAGGAATTTTGATTTTCCGTATCTGTATGACGAAAGCCAGGCCATTGCCAAAGCTTACGATGCGGCCTGTACCCCGGATTTCTTTTTCTTCGATGAAAAACTGGACCTGATTTACAGAGGTCAGATGGATGATTCCAGACCGGGGAATCATAAAGACGTAACCGGCGAAGACCTGATCATTGCTTTTGAAAACCTGCTGCTGGGCGAGCCGCAGGAAGAAATCCAGAGACCAAGCATGGGATGCAATATCAAATGGAAATAA
- a CDS encoding MBL fold metallo-hydrolase — protein MLHIQTFVFNFASENTYVLYSDNKKAWLIDPGNANDQETQSIKNFIAEKDLHIEKILLTHAHIDHVLGLQWASDTYKVPVVMHRDDKEVLDMFQISGMRFGMTLDHITADIEYISEGDEIRLDGERFKIYHVPGHSPGSVVYHNENRKFMISGDVLFEGSIGRTDLYKGNYEQLIEGIKTKLFILDEETRVFSGHGNPTSIGFEKQYNPFFK, from the coding sequence ATGCTTCATATACAGACTTTCGTATTCAATTTTGCAAGCGAAAACACCTACGTCCTTTATAGTGATAATAAAAAGGCATGGCTTATTGATCCGGGAAACGCGAACGACCAGGAAACACAGTCAATTAAAAATTTCATTGCAGAAAAGGACCTGCACATTGAAAAAATCCTTCTCACCCATGCGCACATTGACCATGTTTTAGGTTTACAATGGGCTTCCGATACGTATAAGGTCCCGGTTGTTATGCACCGGGATGACAAAGAAGTCCTGGATATGTTCCAGATCAGCGGCATGAGGTTCGGGATGACGCTTGACCACATTACTGCGGACATCGAATATATCAGCGAAGGCGATGAAATACGGCTTGACGGAGAACGGTTCAAAATCTACCATGTCCCGGGACATTCTCCGGGCAGTGTAGTGTACCATAATGAAAACCGCAAATTCATGATTTCAGGTGATGTCCTGTTTGAAGGCAGCATCGGAAGAACCGATCTTTATAAAGGAAATTACGAACAGCTCATAGAAGGAATTAAAACCAAACTGTTCATCCTGGATGAAGAGACCCGTGTATTTTCAGGGCACGGAAATCCTACGAGCATCGGGTTTGAGAAACAGTACAATCCTTTTTTTAAATAA
- a CDS encoding efflux RND transporter permease subunit: MLKQFIERPVLSTVISIILLLLGALSLFNLPIALFPDIAPPSVQVTAFYPGANAEVVARSVATPIEEAVNGVENMTYMTSNSSNDGTMTLSVFFKQGSDADNAAVNVQNRVSKAMSQLPQEVVQAGISTQKVQNSMIMFMGLSSDDPKQYDELFLQNYLKINVIPQIQRIPGVAQAQVFGTRDYSMRLWLKPDRLAANNLSPQEVLNAVKDHNLEAAPGRLGQGSKETYEYILKYKGKLNKNEDYENIAIKANSDGSFLRLKDVARVEFGSYTYTAANRVDGKPVAGFAILQTAGSNANEILTEIESQVEELKTNLPKGVEPIIMYNSKDFLDASIHQVVETLVIAFVLVFLVVYIFLQDFRSTLIPAIAVPVAIIGTFFFLQLFGFSINMLTLFALVLAIGIVVDDAIVVVEAVHSKMEHTGMPVEQATVHSMSEISGAIISITLVMCAVFIPVGFMQGPAGVFYRQFAFTLAIAIMISAVNALTLSPALCAMFLNDPQGAHGEHGKKTGFGARFFNAFNASFDNMTRKYIYSLKFLIKNKWVAISGLVVLIAASVFLINRAPSGFIPTEDQGFVLYAVNTPPGSSLERTHKATEQIDKIINSEKAKNHLWVADGMNFISNSNASPYAAGFIKLKDYGDRGEMKDPDQIAAALTGKVAQVKDANAFFFNFPTVQGFGNVSGFEFMLQDKTNGSFEQLGTTTQAFIGELMKRPEIAFAFTTYAAGNPQYTIDVDSDKANQLGVSITELMQTMQIYYGSSFVSDFNRFGKYYRVMAQADIPYRTDANSLEGIYVKNKTGEMVPVKTLVTLKRTFGPETVTRNNLFNAVTINGTPKPGYSTGDAIKAVEETAQKSLPRGFGYEWTGITREEIKTGGQTTFIFALSILFVYFLLAAQYESYILPFAVILTIPTGIFGVFAFTGLAGIDNNIYVQVGLIMLVGLLAKNAILIVEFAVQRRKAGRSLIESALQASRLRLRPILMTSFAFIVGMLPLVWSQGAAAKGNHSIGISTVGGMFTGVVFGIFIIPVMFVIFQYLHEKMPSRKKKRLQKQKPDAELLAAAH; the protein is encoded by the coding sequence ATGTTAAAACAATTTATAGAAAGACCGGTACTTTCAACGGTTATCTCCATCATACTCTTATTACTGGGGGCTTTGTCCCTCTTTAATTTACCCATTGCCCTCTTTCCTGATATTGCGCCGCCGAGTGTTCAGGTGACTGCATTTTATCCGGGAGCAAACGCGGAAGTGGTAGCCCGTTCGGTAGCCACACCGATTGAAGAAGCCGTAAACGGTGTTGAGAACATGACCTACATGACCTCAAACTCCAGTAATGACGGAACCATGACCCTGAGCGTATTTTTCAAACAGGGATCCGATGCAGATAATGCAGCCGTAAATGTTCAGAACCGCGTATCCAAAGCGATGAGCCAGCTTCCGCAGGAAGTGGTACAGGCGGGAATCTCGACGCAGAAAGTCCAGAACAGCATGATTATGTTCATGGGATTGTCAAGTGATGACCCGAAACAATACGATGAACTTTTCTTACAGAATTATTTAAAAATCAATGTCATTCCTCAAATCCAGCGTATTCCGGGTGTTGCTCAGGCACAGGTTTTCGGAACAAGGGATTATTCCATGAGGCTCTGGCTTAAACCGGACCGATTGGCTGCCAACAACCTTTCTCCGCAGGAAGTATTGAACGCAGTGAAAGACCACAACCTGGAAGCTGCCCCGGGACGTCTCGGACAGGGAAGCAAGGAAACGTATGAATATATTTTAAAGTACAAAGGCAAATTAAACAAAAACGAGGATTATGAAAATATTGCCATCAAAGCGAACAGCGACGGTTCTTTCTTAAGGCTGAAAGACGTGGCAAGGGTAGAATTCGGTTCCTACACGTATACGGCAGCCAACAGGGTGGACGGCAAACCTGTGGCCGGATTTGCCATCCTTCAGACTGCAGGTTCAAACGCCAATGAGATTTTAACGGAAATTGAAAGCCAGGTTGAAGAACTGAAAACAAACCTTCCGAAAGGGGTTGAACCGATCATCATGTACAATTCCAAGGACTTCCTGGATGCGTCGATCCATCAGGTAGTGGAAACGTTGGTTATTGCATTTGTGCTTGTATTTCTTGTGGTGTATATTTTCCTTCAGGATTTCAGGTCGACACTTATTCCTGCAATTGCCGTTCCGGTGGCGATTATAGGTACATTCTTCTTCCTTCAGCTGTTTGGATTCAGTATTAATATGCTGACCTTGTTCGCCTTGGTTCTCGCCATCGGTATTGTGGTGGATGATGCCATTGTTGTGGTTGAAGCGGTCCATTCCAAAATGGAGCATACGGGAATGCCGGTAGAACAGGCCACCGTACATTCAATGAGTGAAATTTCCGGGGCGATTATTTCCATTACCCTGGTGATGTGTGCCGTGTTTATCCCGGTTGGCTTCATGCAGGGGCCGGCGGGCGTTTTCTACAGGCAGTTTGCCTTTACCCTGGCCATTGCGATTATGATTTCTGCCGTTAACGCGTTGACATTAAGCCCGGCCTTATGTGCTATGTTCCTCAATGATCCCCAGGGAGCACACGGTGAACATGGGAAGAAAACAGGTTTCGGAGCAAGGTTTTTCAACGCCTTCAATGCGAGCTTCGATAACATGACCAGGAAATATATTTACAGCCTTAAATTTTTAATCAAAAATAAATGGGTTGCCATCAGCGGTCTGGTGGTCCTGATTGCAGCCAGTGTTTTCTTAATCAACAGAGCGCCGTCAGGATTTATCCCGACAGAAGATCAGGGATTCGTTCTGTATGCGGTGAACACACCTCCGGGAAGTTCACTGGAAAGAACACACAAAGCTACCGAACAGATTGATAAAATCATCAACAGCGAAAAAGCCAAAAACCACCTTTGGGTAGCCGACGGCATGAACTTCATCAGTAACTCCAACGCTTCTCCCTACGCGGCAGGATTCATTAAACTGAAAGATTACGGAGACCGCGGCGAAATGAAAGACCCTGATCAGATCGCAGCGGCACTCACAGGAAAAGTAGCGCAGGTGAAAGATGCCAATGCTTTCTTTTTCAACTTCCCTACGGTTCAGGGATTCGGTAACGTTTCCGGTTTTGAGTTTATGCTTCAGGACAAGACCAACGGTTCATTCGAGCAGCTGGGAACCACCACCCAGGCATTTATCGGAGAACTGATGAAGCGGCCGGAAATTGCGTTTGCCTTTACCACGTATGCAGCAGGGAATCCTCAGTATACGATTGATGTAGATTCTGATAAGGCCAATCAATTAGGGGTTTCCATCACGGAACTGATGCAGACGATGCAGATTTATTACGGAAGCAGCTTCGTGTCAGATTTCAACAGGTTCGGGAAATATTACAGAGTGATGGCACAGGCGGATATTCCTTACCGTACCGATGCCAATTCCCTGGAAGGGATTTATGTTAAAAATAAAACAGGCGAAATGGTTCCTGTAAAAACACTGGTGACTTTAAAAAGAACTTTCGGGCCTGAAACGGTGACCAGAAACAACTTATTCAATGCTGTTACCATCAACGGAACGCCAAAGCCCGGCTACAGTACCGGTGATGCGATCAAAGCTGTGGAAGAAACTGCCCAGAAATCACTGCCGAGAGGTTTCGGATACGAGTGGACAGGGATTACCCGCGAGGAAATCAAAACGGGCGGGCAGACCACTTTCATCTTTGCATTAAGTATCCTGTTCGTGTATTTCTTACTGGCAGCACAATATGAAAGCTACATCCTTCCGTTTGCGGTTATTTTAACGATACCAACGGGGATTTTCGGGGTATTTGCCTTCACGGGATTAGCCGGAATCGACAATAACATTTATGTTCAGGTCGGATTGATCATGCTCGTCGGGCTGTTGGCGAAAAATGCCATTTTGATTGTAGAATTTGCAGTGCAGAGAAGGAAAGCAGGAAGGTCATTGATCGAATCCGCGCTCCAGGCTTCAAGGCTGCGTCTAAGGCCGATCCTGATGACTTCATTCGCATTCATTGTTGGGATGCTTCCGCTGGTCTGGTCTCAGGGCGCGGCGGCAAAAGGCAACCACTCAATCGGGATCAGTACTGTAGGAGGCATGTTTACCGGGGTTGTATTCGGGATTTTCATTATTCCGGTGATGTTTGTGATCTTTCAGTATTTACATGAAAAAATGCCGAGCAGAAAAAAGAAAAGACTTCAGAAACAGAAACCTGATGCAGAACTTTTAGCAGCCGCCCATTAA
- a CDS encoding YicC family protein translates to MILSMTGFGRAEDVFEGKKITIDIKSLNSKSFDLNIKIPLRYKEKEFEIRKILNDRIIRGKVDCYVNIENLEETNDVKINKSLIDSYINELRSIASDAPDFEYLKMAVRLPDAITSRPDELSEGEWESLAKIVHAAVNRFEEFRKTEGKILHEELERNLQNIDKNLSAVIPFEEVRIQSVKERYQKSLKEFENVDETRFYQEMAYFTEKLDISEEKVRLAQHLKYYKEVMDHEDFNGKKLGFISQEIGREINTLGSKANHAEIQKLVVMMKDDLEKIKEQTLNVL, encoded by the coding sequence ATGATTTTATCAATGACCGGATTCGGCAGGGCCGAAGATGTTTTTGAAGGCAAAAAGATTACCATCGATATCAAGTCACTGAACTCTAAGAGCTTTGATTTAAATATTAAAATACCTTTACGCTATAAAGAAAAAGAATTCGAGATCAGAAAAATTCTCAATGACAGGATTATCCGCGGAAAAGTGGACTGTTATGTCAACATAGAAAATCTGGAAGAGACCAACGATGTGAAAATCAATAAAAGCTTGATTGATTCCTATATCAATGAACTTCGGAGCATCGCATCAGATGCTCCTGATTTTGAATACCTTAAAATGGCGGTACGTCTTCCGGACGCTATTACGTCAAGACCGGACGAACTGTCTGAAGGCGAATGGGAATCTCTGGCAAAAATTGTGCATGCTGCGGTAAACCGTTTTGAGGAATTCAGGAAAACGGAAGGAAAAATCCTGCATGAGGAACTGGAAAGAAACCTTCAGAATATTGATAAGAATCTTAGCGCGGTTATCCCTTTTGAAGAAGTAAGGATTCAGAGCGTAAAAGAACGTTATCAGAAGTCCTTAAAAGAATTCGAGAACGTGGATGAGACCCGTTTTTATCAGGAAATGGCCTATTTCACAGAAAAACTGGATATTTCCGAGGAAAAAGTAAGGCTTGCCCAGCATCTGAAATACTACAAGGAAGTTATGGACCATGAAGACTTCAACGGGAAAAAACTCGGCTTCATTTCTCAGGAAATCGGAAGGGAGATCAATACGCTGGGATCAAAAGCCAACCATGCCGAAATACAGAAACTGGTAGTGATGATGAAGGATGATCTGGAAAAAATTAAAGAACAAACGTTAAACGTTTTATAA
- a CDS encoding DUF3892 domain-containing protein: MAIKIKCINKDNGYHENPNLAITHLGWINEQTNESGKNTRLEIYDWIKNEQGEAYVKDVYGNKAKVIIAETYNGTKYLKTEADNSTRNNLLSLPECK, from the coding sequence ATGGCAATTAAAATTAAATGTATTAACAAAGACAACGGTTACCACGAAAATCCAAACTTAGCAATTACACATTTAGGCTGGATAAATGAACAGACTAATGAATCAGGAAAAAATACCCGATTAGAAATATACGATTGGATAAAGAATGAGCAAGGTGAAGCCTACGTTAAAGATGTTTATGGAAATAAGGCAAAAGTTATTATTGCAGAAACTTATAATGGTACTAAATACTTAAAGACTGAGGCAGACAATTCAACAAGAAACAACCTATTGTCACTTCCTGAATGTAAATAA
- a CDS encoding efflux transporter outer membrane subunit: MKRIKNIIIAFSLALGSVSCVSKLAFKEPELELPETFKYTATADTASVANLEWRQFFSDPMLQNLIEKGIKNNYDLQIALKQVASSQERLKQAKYLQYPDVGFGVSAQISRPSKNSMNGQSLNLFLGQSHVEDYNAAFNLSWEADIWGKIKNQQEVSRMQYLQTYEATKAIQTQVVAAIAQGYYNLLMLDKQLQIAKSNLELSTNTLSLTEKLWQSGDTTSLGVQQATAQKQSTELLITQLEQNIAIQENALSILVGENPNQVNRTIEMSDTSLPQDISAGLPAAMVSRRPDVRQQELVLLESNAAVGIAQASMYPALRITANGGVNSFKIDNWFQIPASLFGSVLGGLTQPVFQKRQLKTDLNVAKIQREKNVLAFRQSVLNAVGEVSDALVSNESLKVQEQKATEQVTTLKNGIKSAEMLYKGGMANYLEVITAQGNSLQAELNLASVKRQRLSSIVDLYRALGGGWK, encoded by the coding sequence ATGAAAAGAATAAAAAATATCATCATCGCATTTTCGCTGGCTTTAGGCTCGGTTTCCTGTGTGTCTAAACTGGCATTCAAAGAACCTGAACTTGAGCTTCCGGAAACCTTTAAATATACCGCAACTGCCGATACCGCGAGTGTTGCCAACCTGGAATGGAGGCAGTTTTTCAGTGACCCAATGCTGCAGAATTTAATCGAAAAAGGGATTAAAAACAATTACGATCTGCAGATTGCTTTAAAACAGGTGGCTTCTTCACAGGAAAGGCTGAAACAGGCGAAATACCTTCAGTACCCGGATGTCGGTTTCGGGGTTTCTGCGCAGATTTCAAGGCCTTCCAAAAACAGCATGAACGGGCAAAGCCTCAATTTATTTTTAGGACAGAGCCACGTGGAAGATTACAATGCAGCATTTAACCTTTCCTGGGAAGCAGACATCTGGGGAAAGATTAAAAACCAGCAGGAAGTTTCGAGGATGCAGTATTTGCAGACTTATGAAGCCACAAAAGCCATCCAGACCCAGGTAGTGGCAGCCATTGCCCAGGGATACTATAATCTGCTGATGCTGGACAAACAGCTGCAGATTGCAAAATCCAATCTGGAACTCAGCACCAACACCCTTTCTCTTACAGAAAAATTATGGCAGAGCGGCGATACCACTTCTTTGGGGGTCCAGCAGGCTACGGCACAAAAGCAGTCGACAGAACTTCTGATTACCCAGCTGGAACAGAACATTGCGATTCAGGAAAATGCATTGAGTATTCTGGTAGGCGAAAATCCGAATCAAGTCAACCGAACGATTGAAATGTCGGACACTTCTTTACCACAGGATATTTCTGCGGGGCTTCCGGCAGCCATGGTAAGCCGCCGTCCCGATGTCCGTCAGCAGGAACTGGTTTTGCTGGAATCCAATGCGGCAGTAGGGATTGCCCAGGCCAGCATGTATCCGGCACTGAGAATTACAGCCAATGGCGGGGTCAACTCATTTAAAATCGATAACTGGTTCCAGATCCCAGCATCCTTATTCGGGTCTGTTCTCGGAGGCCTGACCCAGCCTGTTTTCCAGAAAAGACAATTAAAAACGGACCTCAATGTGGCTAAGATCCAGAGGGAGAAAAACGTATTGGCCTTCCGTCAGTCGGTTTTAAATGCAGTAGGTGAAGTTTCTGATGCGCTAGTGTCCAATGAAAGCCTGAAAGTTCAGGAACAAAAAGCCACAGAACAGGTAACGACTTTGAAAAACGGAATTAAAAGTGCCGAAATGCTGTACAAAGGCGGTATGGCCAATTACCTGGAAGTGATTACGGCTCAGGGGAATTCCCTGCAGGCTGAACTGAATCTGGCGTCCGTAAAAAGACAGCGGCTCAGCAGCATTGTAGATCTGTACCGGGCTTTAGGCGGCGGCTGGAAGTAG
- a CDS encoding efflux RND transporter periplasmic adaptor subunit, with product MKISGKIRFIVLISSIILLQNCTKAAEGANMAPPIPELPVYTVITSPATTYQEFPTALEGKNNVEIRSQVDGYLDRIYVEEGAYVRAGQPLFKIDSRAYGEQMNMAQANLQVANANIQKAKVEVDRLQPLVAAKVVSDVQLRTAKANYAAAVAAASQAKASVGGARINVGFTTITAPVSGYIGRIPYKKGSLISRTDPNPLTLLSDISEIYAYFSLSELDFIAFQNKYQGATLEEKLKDMPMVELVIADNSVYPQKGKMTIVDGQFDKTTGAISVRAVFPNANGTLRTGNTGRVRMPQLFSNALVVPQESTFEIQDKTYVYVVGKDHKVSSRPVKTSGKTENYYFISEGLQPGEKIVYVGLGSLKDGASIKAKPISSDSLLRAKPL from the coding sequence ATGAAAATATCCGGAAAAATAAGGTTTATCGTACTGATTTCCAGTATAATCCTTTTACAGAACTGCACTAAGGCCGCAGAAGGCGCAAATATGGCGCCGCCTATCCCTGAGCTTCCTGTTTACACCGTCATTACGTCTCCCGCTACAACATATCAGGAATTCCCTACTGCCTTGGAAGGGAAAAACAATGTGGAAATAAGATCCCAGGTAGATGGCTACCTGGACCGGATCTATGTGGAAGAAGGGGCTTACGTAAGAGCCGGCCAGCCTTTATTCAAAATAGATTCCAGGGCATACGGCGAGCAGATGAACATGGCACAAGCGAATTTACAGGTGGCCAATGCCAACATCCAGAAAGCAAAGGTTGAGGTCGACAGGCTGCAGCCCCTGGTTGCTGCAAAAGTAGTCTCTGACGTACAGCTGAGAACGGCAAAAGCCAATTACGCAGCCGCAGTTGCCGCCGCTTCACAGGCAAAAGCCTCGGTTGGCGGAGCAAGAATCAATGTAGGATTTACGACCATTACTGCACCGGTAAGCGGATATATCGGAAGAATCCCCTACAAGAAAGGAAGCCTGATTTCACGAACAGACCCAAATCCACTTACTTTACTTTCAGACATCAGTGAAATTTATGCTTACTTTTCTTTAAGCGAACTTGATTTTATTGCTTTCCAGAACAAATACCAGGGTGCTACTTTAGAAGAAAAACTGAAAGATATGCCGATGGTGGAACTGGTGATCGCAGACAACAGTGTCTATCCGCAAAAGGGCAAAATGACCATTGTTGACGGGCAATTTGACAAAACAACAGGAGCCATCAGTGTCCGTGCGGTTTTCCCTAATGCCAACGGAACATTGAGAACAGGAAACACGGGGCGCGTACGCATGCCTCAGCTTTTCTCCAATGCCCTTGTGGTTCCACAGGAATCTACGTTTGAAATTCAGGATAAGACTTACGTTTACGTGGTCGGAAAAGATCACAAGGTAAGCAGCAGGCCTGTCAAAACTTCAGGGAAAACCGAAAACTATTACTTTATTTCCGAAGGTTTACAGCCGGGAGAAAAAATCGTGTATGTAGGGTTGGGCAGCCTAAAAGACGGTGCTTCCATCAAAGCAAAACCTATTTCCTCTGACAGCCTCCTGAGAGCGAAGCCGCTGTAA
- the miaA gene encoding tRNA (adenosine(37)-N6)-dimethylallyltransferase MiaA, with translation MKKKNLISVVGPTGIGKTRLAIDLAKHFSTEIVSCDSRQFFKGMEIGTAAPSEEELAGAPHHFIGHLSVQEYYSIGQYEEDALRKLNGLFKKYDTVILAGGSMMYEKAVIEGLNDLPEADEENQKKLQDILENEGLEKLQEVLKELDPEYFEVVDIHNHRRLLRAIDVMWQTDKKYSEQIAVSQDARDFNVIRIGIEAPREELYDRINRRVDLMMERGLLEEARNLEPFKDLTALKTVGYAELFKYFDGEWDLDFAVSEIKKNSRRYAKRQLTWYRKADDIYYLQLGYSEEDFNRLIGYINQQALK, from the coding sequence GTGAAAAAGAAAAATCTGATTTCTGTTGTCGGGCCCACCGGAATAGGAAAGACACGGCTGGCCATAGACCTGGCCAAACATTTCAGTACAGAGATTGTTTCCTGTGACTCCCGGCAATTTTTTAAAGGGATGGAAATCGGTACTGCAGCGCCTTCTGAAGAAGAACTGGCAGGAGCGCCGCATCATTTCATCGGCCATCTTTCGGTTCAGGAATACTATTCCATCGGACAGTATGAAGAAGATGCCTTACGGAAACTCAACGGACTTTTTAAAAAATACGATACCGTTATTCTGGCAGGGGGAAGTATGATGTATGAAAAAGCGGTGATTGAAGGCCTGAATGATCTGCCGGAAGCGGATGAAGAAAACCAGAAAAAACTGCAGGATATCCTCGAAAATGAAGGTCTGGAAAAGCTTCAGGAAGTATTGAAAGAGCTCGATCCCGAATATTTTGAAGTGGTGGATATCCATAACCACCGGAGGCTTTTGCGGGCAATTGACGTGATGTGGCAGACGGATAAGAAATATTCTGAACAGATTGCCGTTTCGCAGGATGCCCGGGATTTCAATGTGATCCGTATCGGGATTGAAGCCCCGAGGGAGGAATTGTACGACCGGATCAACAGGAGAGTGGATCTTATGATGGAAAGAGGACTGTTGGAAGAAGCGAGAAATCTTGAACCGTTTAAAGACCTGACGGCGCTGAAAACAGTGGGCTACGCTGAATTGTTCAAATATTTTGATGGCGAGTGGGACCTGGATTTTGCCGTTTCCGAGATTAAAAAGAACAGCCGGAGGTATGCAAAACGCCAATTGACCTGGTACCGTAAGGCGGATGATATTTATTATCTGCAGCTGGGCTATTCTGAAGAGGATTTTAACCGATTGATTGGATATATTAATCAGCAGGCTTTAAAATAA
- a CDS encoding TetR/AcrR family transcriptional regulator: MGLHERRQREKESIRANILDAAFSLAKTEGWASLSIRKIADAIEYSAPVVYDYFENKEAILFEISLNGFHQLHIELLKAQKKHESPEDQLVAIVDAYWKFAFNNKEYYQLMFGLGMQCSGKGMMKEEFSSFQDMLYDCTYEIIKKKGSNPDNACHSSHALFSAVHGLISIMMMRNDDIPSTMNKTTLDETVSAFIKSL, translated from the coding sequence ATGGGCCTACACGAACGCCGTCAACGAGAAAAAGAATCCATCCGTGCCAATATTCTGGACGCGGCATTTTCTCTGGCTAAAACGGAAGGCTGGGCTTCCCTTTCAATCCGGAAGATTGCCGATGCTATTGAGTACAGTGCTCCCGTGGTATATGATTATTTTGAGAACAAGGAAGCCATCCTGTTTGAAATTTCACTGAACGGTTTCCACCAGCTGCACATTGAACTGCTGAAAGCCCAGAAAAAACATGAAAGCCCGGAAGACCAGCTTGTGGCTATTGTAGATGCTTACTGGAAGTTTGCCTTTAACAATAAAGAATATTATCAGCTGATGTTCGGTTTGGGGATGCAGTGCAGCGGGAAAGGGATGATGAAAGAAGAATTCTCATCTTTTCAGGATATGCTGTATGACTGTACCTATGAAATTATTAAAAAGAAAGGTTCAAACCCGGATAATGCATGCCACTCTTCCCATGCGCTGTTTTCCGCTGTGCATGGCCTGATATCCATTATGATGATGCGCAATGATGACATTCCTTCAACCATGAACAAGACCACGCTGGATGAGACCGTTTCTGCTTTCATTAAATCTTTATAA
- the gmk gene encoding guanylate kinase produces MNKVIIFSAPSGSGKTTLVKHALEAFSELQFSISCTTRPPRGSEQHTVDYHFLTPEEFRQKITEDAFVEFEEVYTDKYYGTLKSEVEKIWEQGKVVIFDVDVKGGISLKKYFGDQAMSVFIEPPSVEELERRLILRNTDDAETIRTRVEKAEEEISYAGKFDKIVVNTDLDEAKQEIESLIQKFIES; encoded by the coding sequence ATGAATAAGGTGATCATATTTTCGGCACCGTCCGGAAGCGGAAAAACCACACTGGTAAAACATGCCCTGGAGGCATTCAGTGAACTTCAGTTTTCCATTTCATGCACAACAAGACCGCCGAGAGGCAGCGAGCAGCATACAGTGGACTATCATTTTTTAACCCCTGAAGAATTCAGGCAGAAAATCACAGAAGATGCTTTTGTGGAATTTGAAGAGGTATATACTGATAAATATTACGGAACCTTAAAATCTGAAGTCGAAAAAATCTGGGAACAGGGAAAAGTGGTGATTTTTGATGTGGACGTCAAAGGCGGGATTTCTTTAAAAAAGTATTTCGGGGATCAAGCCATGTCGGTTTTCATCGAACCGCCTTCTGTTGAAGAACTGGAACGGAGATTGATCTTAAGGAATACGGATGATGCGGAAACCATCAGGACCCGTGTGGAAAAAGCGGAAGAAGAAATCTCTTATGCCGGAAAATTTGACAAAATCGTCGTTAATACGGACCTGGACGAAGCCAAACAGGAAATAGAAAGTTTAATACAAAAATTTATAGAAAGTTAA